The Streptomyces sp. RKAG293 genome includes a region encoding these proteins:
- a CDS encoding FAD-binding oxidoreductase — MRELIERLHEGLPGEAVLTDRDVTASYAHDMASFSEAGTPAVVVLPRTVEQVQHVMRTATALRVPVVPQGARTGLSGAANASDGCIVLSLVKMDRILEIDPVDRVAVVEPGVVNAVLSRAVAEQGLYYPPDPSSWEQCTIGGNIGTGAGGLCCVKYGVTAEYVLGLEVVLADGRLLNTGRRTAKGVAGYDLTRLFVGAEGTLGIVVRAVLALRPAPPRQLVLAAEFPSAAAACAAVCEIMARGHAPSLLELMDTTTIRAVNDLAHMGLPETTEALLLAAFDTPDPAADLAAVGELCTAAGATQVVPAEDAAESELLLQARRLALVALERVGTATMIDDVCVPRTKLAPMIEGVAAIAQKYELTIGLCAHAGDGNTHPIVCFDGADADESARARESFDEIMALGLSLGGTITGEHGVGLLKKDWLARELGPVGVELQRGVRQVFDPLGLLNPGKLF; from the coding sequence ATGCGCGAACTGATCGAACGACTGCACGAGGGACTGCCGGGGGAGGCGGTCCTCACGGACCGGGACGTCACCGCCTCGTACGCCCATGACATGGCGAGCTTCTCCGAGGCGGGCACGCCGGCGGTGGTGGTGCTGCCCCGCACCGTCGAGCAGGTGCAGCACGTGATGCGCACCGCGACCGCGCTGCGGGTGCCGGTCGTCCCGCAGGGCGCGCGCACCGGTCTGTCGGGTGCGGCGAACGCGTCGGACGGCTGCATCGTGCTGTCGCTGGTCAAGATGGACCGGATCCTGGAGATCGACCCGGTCGACCGGGTCGCCGTCGTGGAACCCGGTGTCGTCAACGCCGTGCTGTCCCGCGCGGTCGCCGAGCAGGGCCTGTACTACCCGCCCGACCCGTCGAGCTGGGAGCAGTGCACCATCGGCGGCAACATCGGCACCGGCGCCGGCGGACTGTGCTGTGTGAAGTACGGCGTCACCGCCGAGTACGTGCTCGGCCTGGAGGTCGTCCTCGCCGACGGCCGCCTGCTGAACACCGGCCGCCGCACCGCCAAGGGCGTCGCGGGCTACGACCTGACCCGGCTCTTCGTCGGCGCCGAGGGCACGCTGGGCATCGTCGTGCGGGCGGTGCTCGCGCTGCGGCCCGCCCCGCCGCGGCAGCTCGTCCTCGCGGCGGAATTCCCGTCGGCGGCCGCCGCGTGCGCCGCGGTCTGCGAGATCATGGCCCGCGGCCACGCCCCCTCGCTGCTGGAACTGATGGACACCACCACCATCCGGGCGGTCAACGACCTGGCCCACATGGGGCTGCCGGAGACCACCGAGGCGCTGCTGCTGGCCGCGTTCGACACCCCCGACCCCGCCGCGGACCTCGCGGCGGTCGGTGAGCTGTGCACGGCCGCCGGCGCCACCCAGGTCGTCCCGGCGGAGGACGCCGCCGAGTCCGAGCTGCTGCTGCAGGCCCGCCGGCTGGCCCTCGTCGCCCTGGAGCGGGTCGGCACGGCGACGATGATCGACGACGTGTGCGTGCCGCGCACCAAGCTCGCCCCGATGATCGAGGGCGTCGCCGCCATCGCCCAGAAGTACGAGCTGACCATCGGCCTGTGCGCGCACGCGGGCGACGGCAACACCCACCCCATCGTCTGCTTCGACGGAGCGGACGCGGACGAATCGGCGCGCGCCCGTGAGTCCTTCGACGAGATCATGGCGCTGGGCCTGTCCCTCGGCGGGACGATCACCGGTGAGCACGGCGTCGGCCTGCTGAAGAAGGACTGGCTGGCCCGGGAACTCGGCCCGGTGGGCGTGGAGTTGCAGCGCGGCGTACGGCAGGTCTTCGACCCGCTCGGCCTGCTCAACCCGGGCAAGCTCTTCTGA